In one window of Streptomyces roseofulvus DNA:
- a CDS encoding HAD family hydrolase has translation MILVLWDIDRTLVYTGDIDRRVYRESFTSVVGRPPTALPARGTGVTMPLAVRELLRVNHVPEKSVEMLADRIVAELPDRLSGHREQLATEGVIMPGAVDALAAVQQTEHLIPTVVTGNLRGSAETKLSALGLIGYLDTDIGGYASDDPHRPALVRIAQDRAATKHGDQFDRKNTVIVGDSLEDVRTGLEGGARVIGVASGTTTEEQLRAAGADHVMPNLGSTRTLLRLIGQVRAS, from the coding sequence ATGATCTTGGTCTTGTGGGACATTGACCGCACCCTCGTCTACACCGGTGACATCGACCGGCGTGTGTACCGGGAGAGCTTCACCAGCGTTGTCGGTCGCCCCCCGACCGCTCTGCCGGCCCGCGGCACCGGAGTCACCATGCCCCTGGCAGTCCGTGAGCTCCTGCGCGTCAACCACGTTCCCGAGAAGAGCGTGGAGATGCTGGCGGACCGCATCGTCGCCGAGCTCCCCGACCGCCTGTCCGGCCACCGGGAGCAGCTGGCCACCGAGGGGGTCATCATGCCCGGAGCCGTGGACGCGCTGGCCGCGGTTCAGCAGACGGAGCACCTGATCCCGACCGTCGTCACGGGAAACCTGCGAGGCAGCGCCGAGACCAAGCTGTCCGCGCTGGGCCTTATCGGCTACCTCGACACCGACATCGGCGGCTATGCGTCCGACGATCCCCACCGCCCGGCTCTCGTACGCATCGCCCAAGACCGGGCAGCCACGAAGCACGGGGACCAATTCGATCGCAAGAACACCGTGATCGTGGGTGACTCGCTGGAAGACGTACGTACCGGTCTGGAAGGAGGTGCCAGGGTCATCGGGGTCGCCTCAGGCACCACCACTGAAGAGCAACTACGAGCAGCAGGGGCAGACCATGTCATGCCCAACCTCGGCTCGACTCGTACTCTCCTTCGTCTCATCGGCCAGGTGCGGGCTTCCTAG
- a CDS encoding helix-turn-helix domain-containing protein, with protein MSEAPGRMCVRCGLPISRYNPDTRCAACARTDEAPTIPDRAWRDEQVHKALAAWDFGTVVRLVRRRSGLSQKAVRELTGLTQGYISDVERGLKQVNGREAIIDLLTGLGLPADLRPLLLTPFAQAESQRLSAAIDPALPWTTARMVTSLDAAVGGAMTGLNRRSVIALGGAGLTQYILQAAIAPPEAVASTARNGISVSDQLLTSLQSTTDALRQADANHGSGNLARAATAHLKVLLRLLKEGDFTEATGRRLAAVAADTAIQTGWYHFDSGAHDVARNLLLGALRAAHASGDSRLRAGALSFVAIHGYSVGDPRDAITAARTARQVIADQDAPALHAMLLTRQARGHARLREERQARIALEEAQALCAQGRGEDDPRWLYWINPGEIMGQTASCLLDLGRPDQAAQAFADARNAFSSDEIRTRAQFLSRAATAQMRAGDVDAGSATGHEVLALVTGVRSARLDDNLDAMLAEARRYASVAPVRDLLERGQAVMSERAA; from the coding sequence ATGTCAGAGGCGCCTGGGCGGATGTGTGTGCGGTGCGGGCTGCCGATCAGCCGGTATAACCCGGATACGCGGTGCGCTGCCTGCGCTCGGACTGATGAGGCACCGACGATCCCGGACCGGGCCTGGCGCGACGAGCAAGTACACAAGGCCCTTGCTGCCTGGGATTTCGGGACTGTCGTACGCCTTGTCCGTCGCCGATCCGGGCTCTCCCAGAAAGCAGTACGCGAGCTGACCGGGTTGACCCAGGGCTACATCTCGGATGTGGAGCGCGGTCTCAAACAGGTTAACGGCCGAGAGGCGATCATCGACCTTCTGACCGGACTTGGGCTTCCTGCCGACCTGCGCCCGCTCCTCCTGACCCCCTTCGCGCAGGCTGAATCGCAGCGGCTCAGCGCTGCCATCGACCCGGCCCTGCCGTGGACGACGGCTCGTATGGTGACGTCACTGGACGCAGCCGTCGGAGGAGCCATGACCGGATTGAACCGCCGCAGTGTGATCGCCCTGGGTGGGGCCGGCCTCACGCAGTACATCCTGCAAGCAGCCATCGCCCCTCCTGAGGCCGTGGCCTCCACCGCTCGGAACGGAATCAGCGTCTCCGACCAGCTCCTCACGAGCCTGCAGTCGACCACCGACGCTCTGCGTCAGGCCGATGCCAACCACGGCAGCGGCAACCTCGCCCGAGCCGCCACGGCACACCTCAAGGTCCTCCTCCGGCTTCTGAAGGAAGGGGACTTCACCGAGGCGACCGGCCGGCGCCTCGCGGCGGTGGCTGCGGACACCGCGATCCAGACCGGCTGGTACCACTTCGACAGCGGCGCTCACGACGTCGCCCGCAACCTTCTCCTCGGGGCCCTGCGCGCTGCCCATGCCAGTGGCGACAGCAGGCTGCGTGCTGGGGCGCTGTCCTTCGTCGCCATCCACGGCTACTCCGTGGGCGACCCCCGCGACGCGATCACCGCCGCGCGCACCGCCCGCCAGGTAATCGCCGACCAGGACGCGCCCGCCCTGCACGCCATGCTCCTCACCCGCCAGGCCCGCGGGCACGCCCGTCTGCGAGAGGAACGCCAGGCCCGCATCGCCCTGGAGGAGGCCCAGGCCCTGTGTGCCCAGGGGCGCGGCGAGGACGACCCCCGCTGGCTCTACTGGATCAACCCCGGCGAGATCATGGGCCAGACAGCCAGCTGCTTGCTCGATCTAGGCCGCCCCGACCAGGCCGCCCAGGCATTCGCTGACGCCCGCAACGCATTCAGCTCGGATGAGATCCGCACCCGCGCCCAGTTCCTCTCCCGCGCCGCCACCGCCCAGATGCGCGCCGGCGACGTCGACGCCGGATCCGCGACCGGACACGAGGTCCTCGCTCTCGTCACCGGAGTCCGCTCCGCACGTTTGGACGACAATCTGGACGCGATGCTCGCCGAAGCCCGCCGCTACGCCTCGGTGGCTCCCGTCCGAGACCTTCTGGAACGCGGTCAGGCCGTCATGAGCGAGCGTGCCGCATGA
- a CDS encoding DUF6624 domain-containing protein has protein sequence MSADRLHQTRSVMSTAPMHPHLARELVARAKEADEHWARLARMQPADQQIGAARHIDHGNAAVLARAVADYGWPGVPLVGEEGARAAWRLALRADTRADVQRLASRLMYDAVDRGTASLRQWAHLYDRCLVNADLPQLYGTQYRLGPDGPQRQAVSEPAGDLDARRSAVGLPPAGLALRRLRDRLTASPCFGDTAPAALVGAA, from the coding sequence GTGAGCGCCGACCGCCTGCACCAGACCCGGAGCGTGATGAGTACCGCCCCGATGCACCCCCACCTCGCGCGCGAGCTGGTCGCCCGGGCGAAGGAGGCTGACGAGCACTGGGCCCGGCTGGCCCGGATGCAGCCGGCCGACCAGCAGATCGGCGCGGCCCGCCACATCGATCACGGCAACGCCGCGGTCCTGGCGCGAGCCGTCGCGGACTACGGCTGGCCGGGCGTGCCGCTCGTCGGCGAGGAAGGTGCGAGGGCCGCGTGGCGTCTCGCCCTTCGCGCCGACACCCGGGCCGACGTCCAACGGCTCGCCTCCCGGCTGATGTACGACGCCGTGGACCGGGGCACCGCCTCCCTTCGGCAGTGGGCTCACCTCTACGACCGGTGTCTCGTGAACGCCGACCTGCCACAGCTCTACGGCACCCAGTACCGTCTCGGCCCCGACGGGCCCCAGCGGCAGGCGGTGTCCGAACCGGCCGGCGACCTCGACGCGCGCCGGTCCGCGGTGGGACTCCCGCCCGCCGGCCTCGCGCTGCGCAGACTGCGCGACCGCCTGACAGCAAGCCCGTGCTTCGGCGACACGGCACCCGCTGCCCTCGTGGGCGCGGCATGA